One window from the genome of Methanomassiliicoccales archaeon encodes:
- a CDS encoding FAD-binding protein: MNAASTTALEGSAIEKKTDPWTVKQTAQDLFPEEVESQKGKIYKGIAALNIPDLRVTSSRGALALYSRDQADVPDMLRSTLFDTVPDVLVQPFSFAAIQAVLNYAASKKIPVIVRGAGSSPFGGSMPVKGGIMLDMNTLNNVISYDPVKRTVKVEAGIRWADLDWFLEKKGMSVRSCPSSRFSTVGGWIACGGIGVGTVSAGRLIESVEEIEVVTSLGEVKRLTPKDPLFHPVFGSEGQMAVIASVTLQVRERPKALAPRLVFFTDHESAIAYAGKLAASEKRPMDLTYFSPGKFKGLNQVLGRGDYLEAHGIMATYENDKDAAANEIPKGAKLAQPYLSFLMWNERFFPMKFRKLGPGLMGSEVLAPKEKVSSIVARALQVCDQHGLEPMMEIHFLSNGDGMLLCYYITDQTKQLKYTMDSFRGLLISKALYDEGATPYSFGVWNHLFVDYGDAEEKKALTEAKQQTDPSNIMNRGKFPRLGGRMGGLPATLFSPAVLGSVLRMVNSLAPVAAPAIKVIASGELMEREGKDLLLDTADECAMCGACVGVCPAYMLTKDERVTARGKLLTARKMGTYGAVTKEHAHATFLCMRCKACEQVCQSKLHLIPVYEEMERRLAEQHGKNAEMVKKFVELAENSAAYDALVDRGLVLGSPSKNLEGGN, from the coding sequence ATGAATGCCGCTTCAACGACTGCACTCGAAGGCTCAGCGATTGAGAAGAAGACCGATCCATGGACGGTAAAGCAGACCGCCCAAGACCTGTTCCCTGAAGAGGTGGAATCGCAAAAGGGGAAGATCTACAAGGGCATCGCCGCCTTGAACATTCCCGACCTCAGGGTAACGTCCTCCAGGGGGGCGCTCGCGCTCTATTCGAGGGACCAGGCGGACGTACCGGACATGCTGCGGTCGACCCTTTTCGACACCGTTCCAGATGTCTTGGTTCAGCCGTTCTCCTTCGCAGCGATCCAGGCGGTATTGAATTATGCCGCTTCCAAGAAGATCCCGGTCATAGTCAGGGGGGCAGGTTCCTCGCCGTTCGGCGGTTCCATGCCGGTCAAGGGCGGCATCATGCTGGACATGAACACCCTCAATAACGTCATCTCCTACGACCCGGTCAAGAGAACGGTCAAGGTGGAGGCAGGAATACGCTGGGCCGACCTGGACTGGTTCCTGGAGAAGAAGGGGATGAGCGTAAGATCCTGTCCCTCCAGCCGCTTCTCTACAGTGGGCGGCTGGATCGCCTGCGGCGGTATCGGAGTGGGGACCGTTTCCGCTGGGCGCCTGATCGAATCGGTAGAGGAGATCGAGGTCGTCACCTCTCTCGGAGAGGTCAAGCGGCTGACACCGAAGGATCCACTGTTCCATCCGGTATTCGGCAGCGAAGGCCAAATGGCCGTCATCGCATCGGTCACGCTGCAGGTCCGGGAAAGGCCGAAGGCGCTGGCGCCCAGACTGGTCTTCTTCACGGACCACGAGAGCGCGATAGCATACGCGGGCAAGCTCGCCGCATCCGAGAAGAGGCCGATGGACCTCACCTATTTCAGCCCGGGCAAGTTCAAGGGCCTGAACCAGGTGCTCGGCAGAGGCGACTACCTGGAAGCCCACGGGATCATGGCCACCTATGAGAATGACAAGGATGCGGCGGCGAACGAGATCCCCAAGGGTGCCAAGCTGGCCCAGCCCTACCTTTCGTTCCTGATGTGGAACGAGAGGTTCTTCCCCATGAAGTTCCGCAAGCTCGGACCGGGCCTGATGGGCTCCGAGGTCCTCGCGCCCAAGGAGAAGGTGTCCAGTATCGTGGCCCGGGCGCTGCAGGTCTGTGACCAGCATGGTCTCGAGCCGATGATGGAGATACACTTCCTGAGCAACGGGGACGGCATGCTCCTTTGCTACTACATAACCGACCAGACCAAGCAGCTGAAGTACACCATGGACTCGTTCCGCGGCCTCCTGATCAGCAAGGCGCTGTATGACGAAGGGGCCACTCCATACTCCTTCGGCGTATGGAACCATCTTTTCGTGGACTACGGCGATGCGGAGGAAAAGAAGGCGCTCACAGAGGCCAAGCAACAGACCGACCCGTCCAACATAATGAACCGTGGCAAGTTCCCCCGGTTGGGCGGCCGGATGGGTGGATTGCCCGCCACTCTCTTCAGCCCCGCCGTGCTGGGCTCGGTGCTCAGGATGGTCAACAGCCTGGCGCCGGTCGCGGCCCCGGCGATCAAGGTCATCGCTTCCGGGGAGCTGATGGAACGCGAGGGAAAGGACCTGCTGTTGGACACAGCGGATGAATGTGCCATGTGCGGAGCGTGCGTTGGTGTGTGTCCGGCCTACATGCTGACCAAGGATGAGAGGGTCACAGCGAGGGGCAAATTGCTCACCGCCAGAAAGATGGGGACATATGGTGCCGTGACCAAGGAGCACGCGCACGCCACCTTCCTGTGCATGAGGTGCAAGGCCTGTGAACAGGTATGCCAATCCAAGCTTCACCTGATCCCGGTCTACGAGGAGATGGAAAGGCGCCTGGCCGAGCAGCACGGCAAGAACGCCGAGATGGTTAAGAAGTTCGTCGAGCTGGCGGAGAACTCCGCTGCCTACGATGCATTGGTCGACCGCGGACTGGTGCTTGGTTCGCCAAGCAAGAACCTTGAAGGAGGTAACTGA
- a CDS encoding flavodoxin domain-containing protein, translated as MKGKVAYDSVHGNSKKVAESIANEIKSNGHEVDLISVTKGCEAPNRGEFLFIGSPTRIGRMTGDTRAFPTNLDVNYWKSRPIVPFDTIGPLSKDPKKRMVWMERVDQGDKNAGSHTRKLYQERGMTACEVTLHAAVIGFIGPLTPEALDISREYPKGFLNRLR; from the coding sequence ATGAAAGGCAAAGTCGCATATGACAGTGTGCATGGTAATTCCAAGAAGGTCGCGGAATCGATCGCCAATGAGATCAAGAGCAATGGGCACGAGGTAGATCTCATCTCGGTCACCAAAGGTTGTGAGGCACCGAACCGTGGAGAGTTCTTGTTCATCGGTTCCCCGACCAGAATTGGCCGCATGACTGGGGACACTAGGGCCTTCCCCACGAACCTGGACGTCAACTATTGGAAGTCCCGCCCGATAGTTCCGTTCGACACGATAGGGCCGCTTTCAAAGGACCCGAAGAAAAGAATGGTTTGGATGGAGCGCGTCGATCAAGGCGACAAGAACGCTGGTTCCCACACACGAAAACTATACCAGGAAAGAGGAATGACCGCATGCGAGGTGACCCTCCATGCGGCCGTGATCGGATTCATTGGACCTCTCACCCCCGAGGCACTGGACATATCCAGGGAATACCCGAAGGGTTTCTTGAACCGGTTGAGATGA